The following are encoded together in the Mus musculus strain NOD/MrkTac chromosome 17 genomic contig, GRCm38.p6 alternate locus group NOD/MrkTac MMCHR17_NOD_IDD1 genome:
- the Cd320 gene encoding CD320 antigen isoform 1 precursor (isoform 1 precursor is encoded by transcript variant 1), with product MARGGAGRAVALGLVLRLLFGLRTGLEAAPAPAHTRVQVSGSRADSCPTDTFQCLTSGYCVPLSWRCDGDQDCSDGSDEEDCRIESCAQNGQCQPQSALPCSCDNISGCSDVSDKNLNCSRPPCQESELHCILDDVCIPHTWRCDGHPDCLDSSDELSCDTDTEIDKIFQEENATTTRISTTMENETSFRNVTFTSAGDSSRNPSAYGVIAAAGVLSAILVSATLLILLRLRGQGYLPPPGLLVAVKESLLLSERKTSLI from the exons ATGGCGCGGGGCGGAGCTGGGCGGGCAGTGGCCCTGGGCCTGGTGCTGCGGCTCCTCTTTGGTCTCAGAACAGGCCTAGAGGCCGCTCCGGCTCCGGCCCATACCCGGGTCCAAGTCTCCG GCTCTAGAGCTGACTCCTGCCCGACAGACACCTTCCAGTGTCTTACCAGTGGCTATTGTGTGCCCCTTTCCTGGCGCTGCGATGGGGACCAGGACTGCTCTGATGGCAGTGACGAGGAAGACTGTA GGATTGAGTCATGTGCTCAGAATGGGCAGTGCCAACCACAGTCTGCCCTTCCTTGCTCCTGTGACAACATCAGTGGTTGCTCTGATGTCTCTGACAAGAACCTCAACTGCAGCCGCCCACCCTGTCAGGAGAGTGAGCTGCATTGCATACTGGATGATGTCTGTATTCCACACACGTGGCGCTGTGATGGCCACCCAGACTGTCTTGACTCCAGTGATGAGCTCAGCTGTG ACACTGACACAGAAATTGATAAGATATTCCAGGAGGAGAATGCCACAACTACAAGGATTTCTACGACCATGGAGAATGAGACCTCTTTCAGGAATGTAACATTTACCTCTGCTGGGGACTCATCCCGAAACCCAAGTGCCTATGGGGTTATTGCTGCTGCTG GGGTGTTGAGTGCCATCCTGGTTTCGGCCACCCTTCTCATATTGCTACGCCTCCGAGGTCAGGGTTATCTGCCCCCACCAGGGCTGTTGGTGGCTGTGAAGGAGTCGCTGCTGCTGTCAGAAAGGAAAACCTCTCTGATCTGA
- the Cd320 gene encoding CD320 antigen isoform 2 precursor (isoform 2 precursor is encoded by transcript variant 2), protein MWAGRLLFLILTSHHAGLVTRYLLAAGSRADSCPTDTFQCLTSGYCVPLSWRCDGDQDCSDGSDEEDCRIESCAQNGQCQPQSALPCSCDNISGCSDVSDKNLNCSRPPCQESELHCILDDVCIPHTWRCDGHPDCLDSSDELSCDTDTEIDKIFQEENATTTRISTTMENETSFRNVTFTSAGDSSRNPSAYGVIAAAGVLSAILVSATLLILLRLRGQGYLPPPGLLVAVKESLLLSERKTSLI, encoded by the exons ATGTGGGCTGGAAggcttttgtttctgattttgacCTCTCACCACGCAGGGCTGGTCACCCGGTACCTTCTTGCAGCAG GCTCTAGAGCTGACTCCTGCCCGACAGACACCTTCCAGTGTCTTACCAGTGGCTATTGTGTGCCCCTTTCCTGGCGCTGCGATGGGGACCAGGACTGCTCTGATGGCAGTGACGAGGAAGACTGTA GGATTGAGTCATGTGCTCAGAATGGGCAGTGCCAACCACAGTCTGCCCTTCCTTGCTCCTGTGACAACATCAGTGGTTGCTCTGATGTCTCTGACAAGAACCTCAACTGCAGCCGCCCACCCTGTCAGGAGAGTGAGCTGCATTGCATACTGGATGATGTCTGTATTCCACACACGTGGCGCTGTGATGGCCACCCAGACTGTCTTGACTCCAGTGATGAGCTCAGCTGTG ACACTGACACAGAAATTGATAAGATATTCCAGGAGGAGAATGCCACAACTACAAGGATTTCTACGACCATGGAGAATGAGACCTCTTTCAGGAATGTAACATTTACCTCTGCTGGGGACTCATCCCGAAACCCAAGTGCCTATGGGGTTATTGCTGCTGCTG GGGTGTTGAGTGCCATCCTGGTTTCGGCCACCCTTCTCATATTGCTACGCCTCCGAGGTCAGGGTTATCTGCCCCCACCAGGGCTGTTGGTGGCTGTGAAGGAGTCGCTGCTGCTGTCAGAAAGGAAAACCTCTCTGATCTGA